From a region of the Panicum virgatum strain AP13 chromosome 2K, P.virgatum_v5, whole genome shotgun sequence genome:
- the LOC120696252 gene encoding uncharacterized protein LOC120696252, translating to MEDKTQWPQSCHGFFMHPPLLKATAGRRKTERYKGCTEKTKKGQHKCPICKGYGHHWPSCKKGNPEDIAAMMTVRGPPKKKRKTTKASTEESIVPFDGEAPTSSMTFPPSQSLQPTTKKKSRKGTLDSTGSNRSKSASTTDQPEHISTEIPMARGSNPLVPAKEKGKKLANKAKEKGKLLKPKAKKQTKDKGKKERSAI from the exons ATGGAGGACAAGACACAGTGGCCTCAATCTTGCCATGGGTTTTTCATGCATCCACCCTTGTTAAAGGCCACAGCTGGTAGGAGAAAGACAGAAAGATACAAAGGTTGCACAGAgaagacaaagaaaggacaacACAAGTGTCCTATCTGTAAAGGTTATGGGCATCACTGGCCAAGTTGCAAGAAGGGCAACCCAGAGGATATTGCAGCTATGATGACTGTGAG AGGACCaccaaagaagaagagaaagactACCAAGGCATCAACTGAGGAAAGCATAGTACCTTTTGATGGTGAAGCACCAACATCCTCTATGACTTTTCCACCAAG CCAAAGTTTGCAACCTACAACTAAGAAGAAAAGTAGAAAAGGTACTTTAGATTCTACAGGCTCAAACAG ATCCAAATCAGCAAGTACTACAGACCAGCCTGAGCACATTAGCACTGAGATTCCCATGGCTAGGGGCTCAAATCCACTTGTTCCAgccaaagaaaaagggaagaAGCTAGCTAACAAGGCTAAAGAAAAGGGAAAGCTCCTGAAGCCCAAAGCCAAGAAGCAAACTAAAGACAAGGGAAAAAAAGAACGAAGTGCTATTTGA